One genomic segment of Clostridiisalibacter paucivorans DSM 22131 includes these proteins:
- a CDS encoding response regulator translates to MLDAILIDDEYYALEGLKMELEDIGGVRVIAMYEEGQKAIENIKRLRPDVVFLDIDMPEMDGLELFSKLLELSPETEIVFVTAYNEYAVEAFELNAKDYIVKPVRKERLEKTTNRLQKMYTPSISNRSISINCFGHLSINIDEKELDIVWRTKKVEELLAYLACGEGNFVLKNKIAEALWPDLDMKKSKSNFYLAYHYLKKQSKELGFEIPLESVRGKIRLKIEEVDVDIIKFKEEIKKLEKITDENIDCAEKVVKRYKGMLLDEHCYDWSIEQGQYYEIIYIKLLKKMVKYFKAKKDIDKENYYMNKLHNKL, encoded by the coding sequence ATGCTTGATGCCATATTAATTGATGATGAATATTATGCTTTGGAAGGTCTTAAAATGGAATTAGAAGATATAGGAGGAGTAAGAGTAATTGCTATGTATGAAGAGGGGCAAAAGGCAATTGAAAATATAAAGAGATTGAGGCCAGATGTAGTTTTTTTAGATATTGATATGCCAGAAATGGACGGACTTGAATTGTTTAGTAAATTATTAGAACTTTCACCTGAAACCGAAATTGTTTTTGTTACGGCATATAATGAATATGCGGTTGAGGCATTTGAACTCAATGCAAAGGATTATATCGTAAAACCTGTACGTAAAGAAAGATTAGAAAAAACTACAAATCGTTTGCAAAAGATGTATACTCCATCTATATCAAATAGGTCAATTTCTATAAATTGCTTTGGACATTTATCTATAAATATTGATGAGAAGGAATTGGACATAGTATGGAGAACAAAAAAAGTAGAAGAGTTATTGGCATATTTAGCATGTGGAGAAGGGAACTTTGTTTTAAAAAATAAGATAGCAGAAGCATTATGGCCAGATTTAGATATGAAGAAGAGCAAATCTAATTTTTACTTGGCATATCATTATCTAAAAAAACAATCGAAAGAATTGGGGTTTGAAATTCCATTAGAATCAGTTAGAGGTAAAATACGATTAAAAATAGAAGAAGTAGATGTGGATATTATAAAGTTTAAAGAAGAAATTAAAAAACTGGAAAAGATTACAGATGAAAATATAGACTGTGCTGAAAAAGTAGTTAAGCGATATAAAGGTATGTTACTAGATGAACATTGTTATGATTGGAGTATAGAACAAGGTCAATATTATGAGATTATATATATTAAGCTTTTAAAAAAAATGGTGAAATATTTTAAAGCAAAAAAAGACATAGATAAAGAGAATTACTATATGAATAAGTTACATAATAAACTTTGA